The Helianthus annuus cultivar XRQ/B chromosome 11, HanXRQr2.0-SUNRISE, whole genome shotgun sequence region TGTTACATACCAAACGAGAGAACtcaacccaaaagactagtctggtgggtgagagagctcatttggtatataaatcccacatcagttgcccatacaaccgatgtgggacaagtcccATACCTTGCAATGGTATTAGTCCATAACAATTACACAATGAACTTAATAATTCGGTCAACCAACCAACTTCAAAACTTacataaaaatgacaaaaatgttcAACCCTCAggaacgattttggcaatttactcaaaataaaaagtcgttcaattttatggtataatttaaaaaaaaacaatgtataaaaaagttatgaacgtttaaaaaataggAGAAAATGGCATGTGACTTACATGTACATAATCTTTTTATTCTATTTGACAAAATTAACCTTCTCACTTGATTTCTTTTAGGACACTTGTAACTATATAGTGACTTCTTACACTTTTTATCTTTATAATCCTTTCTAGAATAGCTCAACCCTAACTTTtggtatataaaaataaaaatcaaacaCCTTTAGCTTCAAGTAATCTTACTCGGTTGCTACAATCAAACCATAAACCAACGACACAAACGTTTATAACTTATATACTTGTAATAGATCAACAAAATGAAATAATACTTGGTGCTATTACAAAACAAGTGCCACTGTTGTTCTTCAAAGTTAGCTTCCATTAACAACCTATATAAACCTTCAAATTTTGTAGGGACTTTTCTTACCAAGAAATCCCACATTTAAATCCAACAAACCTCAAGAAAATTAGTACTAGTAGTAAAAATGTCAAACGACTGTCTTGTGTGTTCTTCGGGTTCTTCGATCCCATGAGTTTTAACTTCGGACAAAGTTCCTCATTTCCTCCATCAACGTGTAGAAATGGTCATTGTTTGGCAAAAAATAGAACCCGATCGTCGCTTTCTCCAAGAACAAAAGCTTCACGTCGTGCCCGGACTCTTTCAACCCTTCGACATACGCCAATTGCCAGTCTTGAACAAGATCCAGCCCGGCCACGACTACTAGACTTTTGGGAAAGTTAAGCCCCGAAAGACTCGACCCACGAGGACCAAATATGTTACACGCGGGATGATCTCTATCCTCGCCTTCGGGCAAAAACGCGCGCCAATACCAATCTCTATCTTGCAACTTAACAAAATACTTCCCATCGAGTTTCATCTCGGACTCCGTCCGTTGTTCCCCGCCGAACAACGGATGCAACAATATGCTCCCGAGCACCTCCACGTTGCTCATTGCAGCGCGATGAGCAACATGGTGTGCAATGTTCCCACCGGAGCTATCCCCGGCTAAATAAACATGAACTTTAGATTCTTTCCCACTCAAAAGCCATGATCTTGAATGCACCCACTTCAAAGCCTCCCAACCGTCTTCATAAGCACTCGGATACCGGTGCTCCGGTGACCGCCTATAGTTCACCGAAACCACCACCCCTTGAACAAGCCCGGTTAACCGCCTACAAAACGTGTCATAAATCGCACTATTCGCAGATGAATGCGTAAAACTCCCACCGTGAAAAAATATCACAACAGGAACAATTTCCGTTGTGCTCAGCGGTTTTTCGAGTTCTATAACCCCGGCGCCGAGCTGCTGGCCGGTATTATCTTCCTTAGGAGCACATCTGTAAACCCGGTTCACCAAACTGGTGGACCGGTCCACCACGTCAAAGGAGTACACACCGTCGACCGGAACCGTGTTTGCGGACACTTTCCGGTCCAGAAACTCGGCTAATTCCCGGTTAAATGTGCCGTCCGGTCGCCGGAGCATGTTGTATGCTAGCTTGAAATTTGATATTAAGATCCATGTGTGAAGTGGAACAACTTtctacaaaataataaaaaaaacataatttttttacACAAAGTTAGTTACAAacatttttattacaaacttATGGAATAAGTATAACACAAAAAGGGGGAATTTAAATTATCATAAAAACCCTGAAAATCATGAAAATTTTAGCCCCAAATCAGTCaccatacaaaaaaaaaaaaaaaaaacccagaaAATATAAAGTTAAAACCAAATTTAAAAGGTTAATATTTTAGGGAATAACACAACAGGGGAATTTACAAATTACAGTTACAACCCATTTTAATGATCAGAAAAAACAACCTGGATATCAtgaatttttttactttttagccCTAAATCAGTCaccataaaaaaaaataaaaaaaaactttcaaaaaataaaaaatttggtAAATTACCCAAAACGTATATCAAAAAACACAAACTATCAACAAAAGAGATTTAACCATTTTAGGTGGAacacaaaaaacaaaacaaaagcagGCAGAGAAAACAGATCACAAAatctaaaattttcaaaaaaaatatatatataacttataaatataaaatataaaataaaagataaaaaataaaaacttaccTTGGCCTCATTTGCGTTAATTTCATTACTTCCAGCCATCAAGAACCACCACACCCACTTGTCGATCAACTTTCCGGTAAATTTTACGGTCAAACTTCCGGTCAACTtgaacaaagaaaagagaacacTAAAATCTGCAACACCCACTTGTAGTTTTTGTTAATTTCTTGTATGATCAGAGAATTTTGCAAAAATATGATGGAAAAAGAAAACCCAGAAGGtgaatttagagagagaaagaggggatGAGAGAGAGAATTTAAGGTGAGGAGGAAGACGGTGGTGGACGGAGGTGTGAGAGACGACAAAATCAGGCGGCCGAAATAAACTTTTTTAAGTGGGGCCCACTGTAATTATAGATATAGTATTTGTAATCTTGATTTGTAATCTGTTTGTTTGAGATACTGGTGAGCAATGATGGGAGATTCAGAGAAATTTGGGTTGGATTATTGAGCCAAACGAGTTTTACTGGTAATTTTACTGTCGTGCTTACAGGCGAATGGATTACTGGGTTTTCTCCTAAACTGATGATGGACTCGGATTACTTTTGAAGTACTCCGTTTGTTCAGTAAATGTCCTAAAAGTGCTTGAGATTGATTGTGTTTGTGGTTAAAAAataaatgtgtgtgtgttttaatttCAATCCTTTGGTTTTGGTGTTAATTGCTTTTTTGGATGTTTGCTTTAATAAAAACAAATGTAATTATAACAACTCCACCTAAGTCTTCTTTCTTTTGTCTTGTATAACTTAATTCATTGCATCTATATGAAAATTCTTTCCActattatatttgtttttttaggtGAACTATATATGGAAATTGCTAGTATTTATTGGTGTATATGTATTGTTATGGTATTCGGTGGTTATTGGTGGTGGATTGGGGATTTTTATTTGTTTGGGTAAAAATAAGGTACAATATAACAATTTTTATATAAATTCTAATCAGTAAACTTTATTAAATGTAATAAACTTTATAATTGTTATCTATGTggctttttttctttttaaatacgGTTTATTATGTATATTATCATTTGTAACACTGTAAAATGCTTCTTTTTCAACATGAttttatcatttgaaaacagTTATTTACAAGCATTAAGAAATTGTTTATCAATTCGATTACGAAAATTTGACTTAACAATCTTTATTGTCGAAAAACATCTTTTGATTGTTTAGATTGTAATGGACAAAACTAACGTTAGTTGTAATTGTAATAATCGATAAATCAATAGGAGAGATGTATGATTTCTTGTTTCCACCATCACTCTAGCATGACCGATAATATCGTTCAAGTTCGCAAATACCTTATCTTTTAGCAGATTGTCAATGTAGACGTCAAGTGATGTGCATGAACAGTTTTTCACCATCATCAAAATCATATGGATAAGACTCATGAAATCACATTAAACCTAGAAAATTAGTCATAAGGGTTTAAAAGCCGTCACGTTTTATACTAATTCAGTATCAATCTCATCAAAGCGATCACGAATAGCTTGAATTACCACAACAACAAACATGTTCAAACAATTAAGCTTATATTAATGTTGATCGCTGAAGTTAtacatctattttttttttctatcaaACTTGGTATATGATGTTTAGACTCAATCCATAATTAAATAAGCATAAACTTAGCTGAATTGATTCGAGCATTTAGTCAATCAATTTCAAGTAGCTCACAAACGGCTCACTCATTTACACTATGCTCATATATATTAACTTACTTGCAAGGTGTCCTCACGATGTGGTGGGAAACACAGAAATTGCAATAATGTGCATGGTTCGATTGCTTCAATTACTCAACCAAACTTGGACACAAGTAATCGGTTAGTCAATTTTATTAACCAATGTGTTTTCAGTTAATTAGTTTGGCTTATTCTATTAGATTGACGGTTTTTAGTTCAGTTTGTTTAATTTGGGTTAATAATCAAAACCAAATTTGGGCTAAAACTTTTGTTTAGAAATgtggtataaatacatgaaagtgaggtataaatacatgaaattgatGTAAGAATAAATGAAATGGTAGTAAAAAATATGAAATCGATGTACAAAATGGATGTACGAATAAATGAAATGGAAGTACAAAAATATGAAATCGATGTACAAAATATGAAATACTATAAATCAGAAgtataaaagttataaatataTAGAAATATGAATTGTCTGGTTTAGTtcagttaattttggttaaacggGGTTACAAAAAAAACTGATTACTGGTTTCTGGCTAATTCGGTTTTTTGCTAATCAGTTTTCAGTTAATtcaatttttgtttgatttttattCGGTTTCGTCTGTTTTTttgttcggttttggttaatgaTTCAGTTATTACTCATTTATAGACACTGTTAATCACATAATATATCAATTTTTTTGATTAAAACAATTTTAGTaatactatactcaaattaaaacaaaatttaGAGAGAGACGTAAGGTCGCCGGTGGCTCGACGGAGATCTGTTGCCCGGCTTAGCGTGCGAGGTTTCCGGTGAGTAACACATCTGTTGCTATCCCGATCTCAACCTTTCATTCTAAGTTGTTCTTCACATCTCCCATTCGCTTACTGGGCCTTTTTCCATCGAACTAAGTGAGAGAAAGACTGCAACAGTCACGAACAGTCGCCGATATACCATATTCAACCAGACGCCGGTGGCTCGACGAAGTGAGACTGTTCGGTTTAGCATGCGAGGTTGCTGTGATTATCATACTATTTGTTAATCCAGATTACCTTTCACTCTAAATCGACCCGTCGATCTTCCATTCGCTTCCCGGGTTTTTGGTTGTCATCCTGTGGCTGTTCTCGCTACTAGTGAGCCATGACGGAGATGGGGGGAAGACAAGAGGAGATCAAAGAGGGGGAGTTACCAACACAAGGGTAGAACTACAATGTGAACGACAAACCTAGGAAGGAAGATGCCATTACGTTTTATGT contains the following coding sequences:
- the LOC110890361 gene encoding gibberellin receptor GID1B → MAGSNEINANEAKKVVPLHTWILISNFKLAYNMLRRPDGTFNRELAEFLDRKVSANTVPVDGVYSFDVVDRSTSLVNRVYRCAPKEDNTGQQLGAGVIELEKPLSTTEIVPVVIFFHGGSFTHSSANSAIYDTFCRRLTGLVQGVVVSVNYRRSPEHRYPSAYEDGWEALKWVHSRSWLLSGKESKVHVYLAGDSSGGNIAHHVAHRAAMSNVEVLGSILLHPLFGGEQRTESEMKLDGKYFVKLQDRDWYWRAFLPEGEDRDHPACNIFGPRGSSLSGLNFPKSLVVVAGLDLVQDWQLAYVEGLKESGHDVKLLFLEKATIGFYFLPNNDHFYTLMEEMRNFVRS